CCAACCGCGCGTTCCGCGACCACAACCCGGCCCCGGAGTCGGCGGCGCTGATGCAGCTGGTTGCCGACACCGCCGGCAGGATGCTGGTGCATATCGACCTGCATGAGACCACTGACAGCGACGAAAGTGAGTTTCGTCCTGCGCTGGCGGCACGCGATGGTGTGGTGTTCGTACCGGGCAGCATTCCGGACGGGTTCTACCTGGTCGGCGACAGCGAAGATCCGCAGCCTGCCTTTCAGCAGGCGGTGATCGCCGCGGTGGCCCAGGTCACGCATATCGCGCCACCGGATGCGCAGGGGCAGATCATCGGCGCACCAGTGGTGGGCCACGGCGTCATCAACTATCCGGTACGGCGGCTGGGCCTGTGTGCCGGCGTGACCGATGCGCGCTATCGCACCACCACCGAGGTGTACCCGGACAGCCCGCGTGCCAGGCCCGAGCAATGCAACGCGGCGCAGGTGGCGGCGATCTGTGCCGCGCTGGATTACGCGCTGTCGGCACCCTGAGTACGCGATGTGGCAGTGGATCTTTTCCCTGTCTGCATGCGTACGGCCTGCCAGTCGGTCGAGCCGGCGTTGTCTGCGCGCCGGCATCGTCGCCTCAGGGAAGGCGTTGTCGTTCTGTGGCCTGTTGGACGTACCCAGCCACCAGATGCGCCTCCATTGGCCTGGACAAGAGATACCCCTGCGCCTCGTCGCAGCCCCAGCTGCGCAGCAGGGCGATTTCGTCGGCATGTTCGATGCCTTCGGCCACGGTACGGTAGCCCAGTGCACTGGCCAGCCGCACCACGGCTTCCGCACGCATCTGCATGCCGGCTTTCACGGCGATACCGGTGACCAGCGAGCGGTCCAGCTTGAGGACGTTGATCGGCAGCTCGGTGAGGTACCCGAAATTGCTGTAGCCGGTGCCAAAATCGTCGATGGCCACGCTCACGCCCGCCTCGCGCAGTGCACGCAGGCGTGGAACCGCTTCGACATTGCTGCGCAGCCAGCGGCCTTCGGTGATCTCCAGCTCCACCCGCGTGGTCGGGATGGCAAGGTCGCTGCAGCGGTTAATCACGTCTGCAGCCAGATTGGTGTTACCGAAATCGCGCGACGAGAGGTTGATCGAGATGGAAAAGTCCAGGCCCTGCGCCCGCCACCGCGCCAGCTGCAGCAGCGCATGTTCGATCACCCAGTTGGTGACCGTGCACATCAGTGCGGTTTTCTCGAACAGGGGAATGAACTCATCCGGGCCAATCGGCCCCAGGCTGGCGTGATGCCAGCGCAACAATGCCTCGAAGCCTGTCACCGACAAGTCTTCCAGGTTGATGCGCGGCTGGAAGACCAGCCGAAAATCGCCGGCATCCAGCGCCTTTTCCGCGTCCAGCGCCAGGCGGTACGAGCGCTGGATGGCATCGTCCTGGGATGCGCTGTACCAGCACACCACGGCGTGGTTGTTGATTGCATCGCCCAGCGACACCAGGCCCTTGCGCATCACATCGTTGGTATCCGGCTGCTGCGGCGCAAAGCGCACCACGCCGGCATGGAAGGTCAGCGACATCGGCACCCCGGCCGCGTCCACCGGCTTTTGCAGCATGTCGCGCAGATCCAGCAGCAGGTCTTCCACCTCGTCGGGCGCAGAGTTCAGCAGGAAGAAGGCGAAGCGCATCGGGGCGACGTGGTAGACCGTTGCCTTGCCGCGCAGGGCGCGCGTCAACACGTAGCTGGCATGCCGGATCAGTTCTTCCAGCGGTTGCATGCCCAGCGCCTGCCACGCCTCGTTGGCCGCCTGCGTGTCGTAGACCTCGATGAAGGCGGCAATGGTGGGTACGCAGTGGCTGCCGAGGGCGAGGGCATCCAGATCCGACTGCAGCTGGCGCGCATTGAATAGCCCGCTATGCGGCTCGCGACGGCCGGCACCGAACTGCAGTTCCAGTTGTGCAGCGGCCACGTTGGCGAACATGCGCAACTGCTGATGCTCCTGGCTGGCCAGGTGGCGCTCGCGTGAGTCGATGACGCACAGGGTGCCGCAAATGCCGGTCTGCGGCGCGCCAACCGAGACACAGGCGATGAATCGCGCGGGCAAGCCGGGAAAGGCTGCATCGCCAAGTTGAATCTGCTCCAGCGCCTGGTGCTCGATCAGCTCCGCGACGCCGTTGCTGGAGGCCAGTGGCGAAGGGCACAGTGCAATCGCCTGTTCGACATGGCCGGGATCGATGCCACGCGCGGCAAGCACCCGCATGCGGCCACCTTCGGTGATGGTGAGCGCCGCCGCCGGGGCGACCAACGCATGACACAGCAGACGTGCGATCTGCTCCAGTGGCTCCATCCCACCCAGATCGATCGGAACCCCCGACCAGTCGGAATGGCGGTCCTGCGATTTGTCCCCTGTGCCAAGCGTCATATCGTCAGATTCCGTGTCGAAGGTCACACACTGCGTCCCTAATAGAAACAATGCCAGGTCGTGGACGAGTGACGAGGCGCAGCCTTTGACCATCGACAGGATAAACGCAGTGAGGCGTTATCAGGTGAGGAATCAAGCCCGACAGTAAAAGTCTTCACCGCAGTCTGCAGATATTGCCTATCAGGGTGGTCCGACGCTGCAACAATGTCCTCACGGAAGTGGTCTCATGACTCGGCAGAGCGTGCCTGGAGTTAAAAGCACCGGATCACGCCTGGCCGGATAGGATTGAGGTGCTCTTCTATATATTGCAATGGTTCGCCTTGCTGTCGACATGATGGGCCTGCACCCGCTCGCCATCGATTGCCGGGCGCAATCTATACAGCTGCAAGGGCGTGGAAATGTCGCAAATTGCATCGATGAATAAGCATTCCCGACCATTGGATACGACAGGCGCTGCCATTTTTGTAAATCATCGAGCGCGAGCAGACCATAAGACAGATTGGCCAGGTGCCCATGCATTAACGCATGGTTAGTGATATTCAGCACGGTTTCAAGGGTGTTGGTTCGGCTGCTCATTTCTTGCTGTGAGTTTTGCAATTGGTATTAATCGCTCTCCATCCCTTATCTGGCGGGCGCGGGCCAGGTCCTTGCCC
The window above is part of the Xanthomonas cassavae CFBP 4642 genome. Proteins encoded here:
- a CDS encoding M14 family metallopeptidase gives rise to the protein MTTQLGYPIGTPGQAWGDDERSAWRARQRVQRSYAAEVVHAIDALGDGYARVHYGTIAADSTQYPLLALRSATWDTALPCALVTGGVHGYETSGVQGALQFLQQCGADYAGRLNLLVAPCINPWGYERIQRWNDAAIDPNRAFRDHNPAPESAALMQLVADTAGRMLVHIDLHETTDSDESEFRPALAARDGVVFVPGSIPDGFYLVGDSEDPQPAFQQAVIAAVAQVTHIAPPDAQGQIIGAPVVGHGVINYPVRRLGLCAGVTDARYRTTTEVYPDSPRARPEQCNAAQVAAICAALDYALSAP
- a CDS encoding bifunctional diguanylate cyclase/phosphodiesterase; protein product: MTFDTESDDMTLGTGDKSQDRHSDWSGVPIDLGGMEPLEQIARLLCHALVAPAAALTITEGGRMRVLAARGIDPGHVEQAIALCPSPLASSNGVAELIEHQALEQIQLGDAAFPGLPARFIACVSVGAPQTGICGTLCVIDSRERHLASQEHQQLRMFANVAAAQLELQFGAGRREPHSGLFNARQLQSDLDALALGSHCVPTIAAFIEVYDTQAANEAWQALGMQPLEELIRHASYVLTRALRGKATVYHVAPMRFAFFLLNSAPDEVEDLLLDLRDMLQKPVDAAGVPMSLTFHAGVVRFAPQQPDTNDVMRKGLVSLGDAINNHAVVCWYSASQDDAIQRSYRLALDAEKALDAGDFRLVFQPRINLEDLSVTGFEALLRWHHASLGPIGPDEFIPLFEKTALMCTVTNWVIEHALLQLARWRAQGLDFSISINLSSRDFGNTNLAADVINRCSDLAIPTTRVELEITEGRWLRSNVEAVPRLRALREAGVSVAIDDFGTGYSNFGYLTELPINVLKLDRSLVTGIAVKAGMQMRAEAVVRLASALGYRTVAEGIEHADEIALLRSWGCDEAQGYLLSRPMEAHLVAGYVQQATERQRLP